The Christiangramia forsetii KT0803 DNA segment TCAAATTACCCAACTGGTCATCACTGAATGTATCCCCACCATCCAGCAGAATTACATTTTGCGTCCCTTTTTCCTGTCTAATCGATTTTACGGCGGTTGTCATCCAAGCCATTCCCCCGATATCACCTATTTTATCAAACCTTGTGAGGTTGTCTATGGAATCGCCGGTTTGTGCCGTAGCGTTATCCAAAGTAGATTGAAAAGACATATAAGAGCCATGCATATCATTAGTATGCAATACTGAGATACGTTTGTTTATATCCGGCTTTTCAGCATTCATCGTACTTGTATCATTAGTTGTTTTACAACTATTAAAGAAAAGGGGAAATGATATTAATAGAAGAACAGATAACTTAAGTTGTGACATTTTATTCATTTGAAATTTCCTTAAAACTATCAAATATAAAACCTCTTTGACTAAACTTATGCAACATTTGTTACGTAGGTTTTTAATGGTATACTATATGTTTGAAAACCATAATATTCTCAAAAGTAATTTAAATTGAGTGATTTAAATATCTCAATATGAAGGATTTTAGATCTTTAATAAAATCCATTGCTTATTTTTTTGTTCCTTAATTGTACTTATAGTTGTATTTTTCTCGGGCGTATTACTATTTGAATTTAATCCTTCTTTATTTGTTAAAACTGAAATTTCTGCGAAAGACTGGAAACCCAAAGATACAGAAGCAGAATTAGCCTCAAGTTTTATGCCTTCGGATGTAAAATACGGCTATCAACTTATTGCAAAATCACCGAAGTACATGGAGCCTATGGCCGAAGATCCTGATATGCGTTATGCAGGAAATAACCTGGCTTGTGTAAATTGCCATTTGAAAGCAGGTACACAGGTGGGAGCAGCATCATGGATAAGCGTTACGGATCGTTTTCCACAATTTCGGGGAAGATCAAATAGTGAAGGAACCATTGAAGACAGGATCAACGGCTGCATGCAACGTAGTATGGATGGGGATAAACGCCCTGTTTTATCTAGGGAAATGAAATCGATTGTAGCTTATATGGAATGGCTGGGTGAAGGTTTGCCAAAGGAAAGAGAAAAAGAATTTAAAGATTTTCCTAAAATTTCCATTCCTGAAGTTGCGGTTGATCTGGAAAAAGAAAAGCATTGTTTATTAAAGAATGTAGCGTTTGCCCTTGCGAAAATGGAAAGGGGCAACGATTAGCGAATTCGGCAGAAGGTTATCAATATCCTCCACTTTGGGGACCAGACAGTTATAATAATGGAGCAGGGATGCATCGGGTAATCACCGCCGCCCAATTTATCAAGGGAAATATGCCATTCGGACAGGCAACATGGGATAATCCAAAATTAACCTATGAAGAGGCCTATCATTTGGCTGGATATATCAACAGTTTTGAGCGGCCTGAGAAAAGAAGTTTAGAAAAAGATTACCCAGATCTAAAATTAAAACCAGTTTCAAACCCGTACGGCCCCTGGGCAGATCATTTCTCCGCCACTCAACATAAATATGGTCCATATCCACCTATTATGGATTATTACCAAAGGGAGTACGGAATAACAAAAAAACAAATGATTAGATTCCTTTTTTTCTTTTATTATTATAGCCTTATTCCTGACTCACAATTTGATTTTCCAGGAAGTTATAGAAGAAAAAAAGCGCAGTTTTCTCTCAGGTCAGTTACGATCCTATTATATGAACACCTTTAATAAAGGTTCTTTAAGGGATTATACAGCATTAGCCATAGGAGGAAAGTTAAAATATCAGTACATCCCGAATGAAAATTTAGAGTTGGGAATTACGGTTTATAATTCTACAAATCTTGGAATACAGGATTTGACAATTCCTGATATGGAAATGCGAAAATTAAGTAGATATGAAGAAGGCCTTTTTAACCGGTTAAATTTAGATAATAAGGCAATATTTTTAATTGGCGAGCTCTATGCTAATTATAAAATTCAGCAGACGAATTTAGGCTGGGAAGAATGAAGATAAAATCCCCATAGGCAAACTCCAAAGATGGGAGAATGATACCAAGTATTTTTCAAGGGCTAGATTATCAATATAAAACCGGTAACACCACCCATTTCTAAGCAGGATTATTTAATGCGGTGGCGCTCAGGTCTACGGGGGAATTTTATGGGATTGGAGAAAGTATAGGTACGTATGCCGTGGGCAGGGACTGGAGTGGAAATCCGGCTCAATACGCCGGCAATACTGAATCAGATTTTCTTTTTATTGCTAATGCAAACTTTAAAATAACAGAAAACACAAGTATTGAAACCAGGAATTACTTTGTAGAAAATGTATTTAACTCTTTCTATTTAAAGCCAAGAATCGATATAAATGAAAATGTTAATCTTGAAATGGAATGGTTGCACCAGAACAAAATTGGTGAAGGCGGAAACCCGATAGATTCTTTGCGATATTTTAAAGCGAATTCATCAGATATTCTGGGAGCAAAAACAACATATATTTTAGCAGATAAATCTTCAATTTCCATGGGTTATGACAGGATTTTCCCTCATGGACAGTTTATTTTCCCACGGGAATGTGGAAGGGAATTTTTATTCAGTTTTCCGAAGAGGGAGCTTAGTGAAGGCTCTGCTCTGCAGACAATCATGCCTTAATTATGTATTCAGTAGATATTTTAAGGGATCATGGATCTACAAGTCAAACAATCCTTAGTATAGGCCATCAGTGGAAGCTATCTGTTCTGGATACTGAAGCAAACAAATATGCGGTACCTGATTATACCCAGATAAATCTTGATTTATTTTTCTTAGTTAAGCAATTGAAAAACTTAAAACCGGAACTCTTGTTTGTGACCAAATTTGCAAATGGGGATTTTCCTAACAATCCTAATTTTTACCTGAATAAAACAGATTTATTTCATGTAGATTTTATATTGAACTATAACTTTTAAAACATCTACTGAATACAGAAATTAAACTTTCACAATACTTAAAATTTATTAAATCAGAGTAATAATTCATAATTTCATTCCGGGCTGTTCAGCCTCGGATAAAATCCCCTTTAAGGTTTCAGTAATTTTTTTTGACAATTGGGTAAGTTCTTTAGAAGGAGACCAGGTGACA contains these protein-coding regions:
- a CDS encoding c-type cytochrome; translation: MPSDVKYGYQLIAKSPKYMEPMAEDPDMRYAGNNLACVNCHLKAGTQVGAASWISVTDRFPQFRGRSNSEGTIEDRINGCMQRSMDGDKRPVLSREMKSIVAYMEWLGEGLPKEREKEFKDFPKISIPEVAVDLEKEKHCLLKNVAFALAKMERGND
- a CDS encoding c-type cytochrome, coding for MFIKECSVCPCENGKGQRLANSAEGYQYPPLWGPDSYNNGAGMHRVITAAQFIKGNMPFGQATWDNPKLTYEEAYHLAGYINSFERPEKRSLEKDYPDLKLKPVSNPYGPWADHFSATQHKYGPYPPIMDYYQREYGITKKQMIRFLFFFYYYSLIPDSQFDFPGSYRRKKAQFSLRSVTILLYEHL